TTATCGTTCAAGATTTATCTAACCATGTTTTGTTTTGGAACAAAGGCGCTGAACGTCTTTATGGATGGTTAGCAGACGAAGCTTTAGGTAAAAATGCTTTAGAAATTTTATATAATAAAGATTCAACTCAACTAGAAACCCCTCAGCAAACTATTACCACAATTGGTGAATGGCAGGGAGAATTAGATCAAATTACCAAAGCGGGTATTAAGCTTATTGTGGCAAGCCGTTGGGTACTAATGCGCGATCAAAAAGGGCAACCAAAATCAATACTTACTGTATCGACAAATATTACCGAAAAAAAGCAACTAGAAGACCAATTTTTCCGCACTCAACGATTGGAAAGTCTGGGGATACTTGCTGGGGGTATTGCTCATGATTTGAATAATGTGTTGACACCAATTATGATGGCTGTTCAACTCCTACAATTAAAATTTAGTGATGCCCAAAGCACAAAATGGTTGACCCTTCTGGAAACAAATGTTAGACGTGGCGCTGATTTAGTTAAACAAGTGTTATCCTTTGCACGTGGAATTCAAGGTGAGCGAACCATCATTCAGACTAGCCATTTAATTAATGAACTTAAGCAGTTTTCCTCAGAAACTTTCCCTAAATCTATAAAAATTTATACAGATATAAAATCCTCTCTGCAAGCTATAGTTGGAGATGCTACACAACTACATCAAGTCTTCCTCAACCTCTGTGTCAATGCGCGTGATGCTATGCCTGATGGAGGAACTTTGACAATTGATGCCGAAAATATTTATCTTGATGAACACTATACTCGGATGAATATTGATGCTCATGTCGGTAACTATATTGTGATTACAGTATCAGATACAGGCATTGGTATACCTAACGATATTATGGAGAAAATATTTTACCCATTTTTTACTACAAAAGAGGTGGGTAAAGGCACAGGGCTTGGTCTTTCAACAGTGATTGGAATTGTTAAAAGTCATGGAGGCTTCGTAAAAGTAAAGAGCGAAGTTGGTAAAGGAACACAGTTTAAAGTGTATTTGCCAGCAACGGAAACAACAGTAAAAAGTGTAGATTCTAATTCTAGCCAATTAGTACAGCAAGGACAGGGAGAATTAATTCTTATTGTTGAAGACGAAGATGGTATTCGTGAAATTACCAAAACATTATTAGAAAAAAATGGTTATCAAGCAATAACTGCTAATGATGGTATGGACGCAATTGCTTTATATACACAATATAATTTCAAAGTTGATGCAGTTATACTCGATATAATGATGCCTTCAATGGATGGGTTGACAACTATCCGCGTCCTTGAAAAAATTAATCCAGAAGTTCAGATCATCGCTGTTAGTGGGCTGACATCTAATCAAAAAGTTACGGAACTTAAAAGTTCTTGTGTTAAAGCTTTTTTGTCTAAACCCTACACTTCAAATGAATTGTTAGATCAATTGCATCGGGTATTGAGTAAACCAAAAAGTCTTGTGTAAGGAGTCAGGAGTTAGGAGTCAGCTTTTGCGTTTTTTTAGCTTCCTCTGCTTTTTACTAATGACTAACAATCAGTGCGATCGCATTCAGCAACTCGGCTGGATGAAAAGGCTTAGTATAATAAGCTATTGCCCCTAAACTCGCTGCTTTCTCGCGGTGGCGCTGATTTTCCCTAGATGTCAACATCATAGTTGGCAAGTTGTACCAACGATCGTGGGCGCGAATTTCTTTAAGTAAAGCAAAACCATCCATCCGAGGCATTTCAATATCAGAAATAACTAAATCATATTGCTGCACAGATTGATTCAGTTTTTCTAATGCTTCTTTGCCGTCTCGACATTCTACAACTTGATATCCTGATTGGGTTAGTATTCGATTTAACAACCGACGCACTGCAATAGAATCATCCACTATTAAAATAGTTGAAACATCAGAATTTTGTGGGGCAGGGGGGATCTCTGCTACTGTTGGTGCAATTAACACACCCAAATGGCTAGGGGATAAAACTGGTACAACTTCACCAGTACCTAATACTGTACATCCTGCAAGATAAGCAG
This genomic window from Oculatellaceae cyanobacterium contains:
- a CDS encoding response regulator, with the translated sequence MNKILVIEDDNIIRDIIVDILKSEKFQTFDADNGETGVELALQHLPDLIVCDVMMPKMSGHDVLKILRENSLTATIPFIFITAKADHDSIREGMELGADDYLTKPFNNKQLIAAIASRLKNKAIVNEQIQQKIDELRYNLAEQAALLDITTDAIIVQDLSNHVLFWNKGAERLYGWLADEALGKNALEILYNKDSTQLETPQQTITTIGEWQGELDQITKAGIKLIVASRWVLMRDQKGQPKSILTVSTNITEKKQLEDQFFRTQRLESLGILAGGIAHDLNNVLTPIMMAVQLLQLKFSDAQSTKWLTLLETNVRRGADLVKQVLSFARGIQGERTIIQTSHLINELKQFSSETFPKSIKIYTDIKSSLQAIVGDATQLHQVFLNLCVNARDAMPDGGTLTIDAENIYLDEHYTRMNIDAHVGNYIVITVSDTGIGIPNDIMEKIFYPFFTTKEVGKGTGLGLSTVIGIVKSHGGFVKVKSEVGKGTQFKVYLPATETTVKSVDSNSSQLVQQGQGELILIVEDEDGIREITKTLLEKNGYQAITANDGMDAIALYTQYNFKVDAVILDIMMPSMDGLTTIRVLEKINPEVQIIAVSGLTSNQKVTELKSSCVKAFLSKPYTSNELLDQLHRVLSKPKSLV